From a region of the Pseudomonadota bacterium genome:
- a CDS encoding GAF domain-containing protein has product MAALLQGRRQLGQSAAFPYGATCVLESTGAVAVLDPASRQRVDVMPATSPAAAETALAEVAKTEVARAEVAKTEVAKTATALAEVATAGVATAERAGAEARQELRPETVPEEEAVSAPGDDELLVEVALAETPDDEEQPAQSAETSRAAPATLALQTPASPHAEPPPPEVPEQAGGGRVPAPDAAAQPPPDEAELFDIEIALPVETSPAAPAQPLEGPQPGRVATEGFDVILSREEQPTKENPLTYRERSYYVADEIDLVAAEEFLQGQLRRLQGELEAAPRGKFINLAAFDHRWSQRPERPPIIMLQWKDWHGQARLSFPGPRRRKTPLAQPGQDERLAEAFEALQELAFIATPRDALQFVVKMLRKTIPAIATTASLYDINTDELRVVVAEGPEAEQLQGRTIPLGAGIAGASARVGGKPSTVLSPAEDSRYREELDGRPGLEVRSMLLCPVVHEGHLLGMLQLLNRLDAERFSKDDLHLINYVASRLAEFLHHARIRAGAQI; this is encoded by the coding sequence ATGGCGGCGCTGCTGCAGGGCCGCCGGCAGCTTGGCCAATCAGCAGCCTTTCCCTACGGCGCAACCTGTGTGCTGGAATCCACAGGCGCTGTGGCCGTGCTCGATCCCGCAAGCCGTCAGCGCGTTGACGTGATGCCGGCTACATCGCCAGCTGCGGCCGAGACCGCCCTAGCCGAGGTCGCCAAGACCGAGGTCGCCAGAGCCGAGGTCGCCAAGACCGAGGTCGCCAAGACCGCGACCGCCCTAGCCGAGGTCGCCACAGCCGGGGTCGCCACAGCCGAGAGGGCAGGAGCCGAGGCCAGGCAGGAGCTCCGCCCGGAGACGGTGCCCGAGGAAGAAGCTGTCAGTGCCCCCGGCGACGACGAGCTGCTGGTCGAGGTAGCGCTGGCCGAAACCCCTGACGACGAGGAACAACCCGCGCAGAGCGCCGAGACTTCCCGGGCGGCGCCCGCAACGCTGGCGCTGCAAACGCCCGCCTCCCCACATGCCGAGCCACCTCCGCCGGAGGTGCCCGAGCAAGCCGGCGGCGGAAGAGTGCCAGCGCCAGACGCAGCAGCTCAGCCGCCGCCCGACGAGGCTGAGCTCTTCGATATCGAGATCGCGCTGCCCGTCGAGACCTCCCCGGCAGCGCCGGCACAGCCTCTGGAAGGCCCGCAGCCCGGGCGAGTTGCGACGGAGGGCTTCGATGTGATCCTGTCACGCGAGGAGCAACCGACCAAGGAAAACCCGCTCACGTACCGGGAACGCAGCTACTACGTCGCGGACGAAATCGACCTCGTCGCTGCCGAGGAGTTCTTGCAGGGCCAGCTGCGACGGCTTCAGGGCGAGCTGGAAGCCGCGCCGCGCGGCAAATTCATCAATCTGGCGGCCTTCGACCATCGCTGGAGCCAGCGACCGGAGCGCCCGCCGATCATCATGCTGCAGTGGAAGGACTGGCACGGGCAGGCCCGGCTGAGCTTCCCCGGACCGCGCAGGCGCAAGACACCGCTGGCGCAGCCCGGCCAAGACGAGCGTCTAGCCGAAGCGTTCGAAGCGCTGCAGGAGCTCGCGTTCATCGCTACCCCGCGGGATGCGCTGCAGTTCGTGGTGAAGATGTTGCGCAAGACCATCCCCGCGATCGCCACAACCGCCAGCCTCTACGACATCAACACGGACGAGCTTCGGGTGGTTGTCGCCGAGGGCCCCGAAGCCGAGCAGCTGCAGGGACGCACGATCCCACTGGGCGCCGGAATTGCCGGGGCCTCGGCACGGGTCGGTGGAAAGCCCTCGACCGTCCTGTCTCCGGCCGAAGACAGTCGCTACCGCGAGGAGCTCGATGGACGCCCGGGGCTCGAGGTGCGCAGCATGCTATTGTGCCCGGTAGTCCACGAAGGTCACCTGCTCGGGATGCTCCAGTTGCTGAACCGTCTGGACGCGGAGCGCTTTAGCAAGGACGATCTGCATCTAATCAACTATGTCGCCTCGCGACTGGCTGAGTTTCTACACCATGCCAGGATTCGGGCTGGCGCTCAGATCTAG
- a CDS encoding 4-hydroxythreonine-4-phosphate dehydrogenase PdxA: MMPLAVAVGDPAGVGPEVSVRAARAVAASERVVLFGDASRLKMLALRAGFTPSQIRYFEPSSPFQLVKGTLGLADTGAVSEATVRLRRPSVDGGRAQLAALDAALHAIVQGRARALVTGPVSKEAVSYVKPGFSGHTEYLAQVSGLAPDAVTMMFLGRRLRLALATTHLRLADVPRQVRGTRVARSVRHLARALRALGVGRRGPVTIAVTGVNPHAGEGGLLGTEEAEVVVPVLEQLRGEPEEAIPGLELIGPLPAEAALRLAASRAVDGVVAMFHDQATIASKLLDWARAVNVTWGLPFVRTSVDHGVAYQASACGEVHPGSMTAALRMAARLARDRGRPELRLPASGTATDPAVERVPRSAQPGDPRGAG, translated from the coding sequence ATGATGCCTCTGGCGGTGGCTGTGGGGGATCCGGCCGGTGTCGGGCCGGAGGTTTCCGTGCGGGCTGCGCGAGCCGTGGCCGCGTCGGAGCGTGTCGTTCTTTTCGGTGACGCCTCCAGGCTGAAGATGCTCGCGCTGCGTGCAGGCTTCACCCCGAGTCAGATAAGATACTTCGAACCCAGCTCGCCGTTCCAGCTGGTGAAAGGAACCCTGGGGCTGGCGGATACCGGCGCAGTGAGCGAAGCCACCGTGCGATTGCGCCGCCCCAGCGTGGATGGAGGCCGCGCCCAGCTGGCCGCGCTCGACGCCGCGCTGCATGCGATCGTGCAGGGAAGGGCTCGAGCCCTGGTTACGGGCCCGGTGAGCAAGGAGGCGGTCAGCTACGTCAAACCCGGGTTCTCGGGTCACACCGAGTACCTGGCGCAGGTTTCAGGCTTGGCTCCCGACGCGGTAACCATGATGTTCCTCGGACGTCGCCTGAGACTGGCGCTGGCTACGACCCACCTGCGGCTGGCCGATGTGCCCCGACAGGTTCGGGGCACCCGTGTTGCTCGTAGCGTGCGTCATCTGGCCCGCGCGCTGCGAGCTCTGGGCGTCGGACGCAGGGGGCCGGTGACGATCGCGGTCACCGGTGTGAATCCCCACGCAGGGGAGGGCGGCCTGCTCGGAACCGAGGAGGCGGAAGTCGTCGTGCCGGTGCTTGAGCAGCTACGCGGAGAACCCGAGGAGGCCATACCGGGTCTGGAGCTCATCGGACCGCTTCCAGCAGAGGCAGCGTTGCGTCTGGCTGCTTCGAGAGCGGTCGATGGCGTGGTCGCCATGTTCCACGACCAGGCCACCATCGCTTCCAAGCTGCTCGACTGGGCCCGGGCGGTCAACGTGACCTGGGGCCTGCCCTTTGTTCGAACGAGCGTGGATCACGGAGTGGCGTATCAGGCATCGGCCTGCGGCGAGGTCCATCCCGGCAGCATGACAGCCGCGTTGCGCATGGCCGCTCGACTTGCCCGCGACAGAGGTCGCCCCGAGCTCCGACTCCCCGCGTCCGGCACGGCGACCGATCCTGCGGTCGAGCGCGTGCCGCGCAGTGCCCAGCCGGGCGATCCGAGGGGCGCTGGGTGA